A stretch of the Helicoverpa zea isolate HzStark_Cry1AcR chromosome 15, ilHelZeax1.1, whole genome shotgun sequence genome encodes the following:
- the LOC124636813 gene encoding uncharacterized protein LOC124636813 encodes MQCNRSFCGNGFTNVPQLPVYRSPAQCNQNIYSEIVGEGEVTSLTLPDGTVQFFFMPTVKWWSTGPVQCQSTYPTSVNPMFANMNYSNPCNNNWCIRGIPNPNDQPKSCFASECNMNIVNSGYHVKFHNDNSSSTTDLHYFYPSLRQGVLRSCKDAAAVQINTVPANNTICHYEVVCSKPCNCPARPMSLESLVDTKLPTQSTSASTNCSSDDLIKDKDIKPKKRKGKKNKGKSNNTCACACESKDKSKSEDKSITTYTDQCISCIPKDGRQTQTRNKNEKTNWFKFTRKTSDEKPKQQAHKLLITDSIYQRCDGNDAEVWKPVTPLSKKTMEDKCSEILLLKSSCCSTCCSSCSNSCVNK; translated from the exons ATGCAGTGCAACCGATCCTTCTGCGGAAACGGTTTCACCAATGTACCACAACTGCCTGTTTATCGGTCAC CTGCACAATGtaatcaaaacatttattccGAAATAGTAGGAGAAGGAGAAGTCACGTCGTTGACATTACCAGATGGAACAGTTCAGTTCTTCTTCATGCCGACAGTCAAGTGGTGGTCCACCGGCCCAGTGCAATGCCAATCCACTTATCCAACTTCAGTTAACCCTATGTTTGCTAATATGAATTATAGCAATCCTTGCAACAATAATTGGTGCATTAGAGGTATTCCTAATCC GAATGACCAACCAAAGTCCTGCTTTGCCTCCGAATGTAATATGAACATCGTAAACAGTGGATATCACGTTAAG TTTCATAACGATAACAGTTCATCCACGACAGACCTGCACTACTTCTATCCGAGCTTGCGACAAGGTGTGTTAAGGTCATGTAAAGACGCCGCGGCTGTTCAGATTAACACAGTGCCCGCCAATAACACAATATGCCACTACGAAGTGGTATGCAGCAAACCGTGCAACTGCCCTGCTCGGCCCATGAGCTTAGAGTCTTTGGTAGACACAAAGTTGCCAACCCAGAGTACTAGCGCTTCAACGAACTGTTCAAGTGATGACCTAATAAAGGATAAGGACATTAAACCAAAAAAACGAaaaggaaagaaaaacaaaGGCAAATCAAATAACACCTGTGCTTGTGCTTGTGAATCGAAAGACAAATCTAAGAGTGAAGACAAATCAATCACAACATATACAGATCAGTGCATTAGCTGCATTCCGAAAGATGGTCGCCAAACAcaaacacgaaataaaaatgagaagACCAATTGGTTTAAGTTTACGCGTAAGACTTCAGATGAAAAACCTAAACAGCAAGCACATAAGTTATTAATTACAGATAGTATCTATCAGAGATGTGACGGTAATGATGCGGAAGTATGGAAACCAGTCACTCCCTTGAGCAAGAAAACAATGGAAGATAAATGTTCCGAGATCTTACTGTTGAAAAGCAGTTGCTGCAGTACCTGTTGTAGCTCTTGCAGCAATTCAtgtgtgaataaataa
- the LOC124636812 gene encoding cytochrome c oxidase assembly protein COX16 homolog, mitochondrial produces MDEVNARLGSMRNTLSALSKRRSFKYGLPFILFMVGGSFGLREWTQIRYQFSKVKGVSKEEAKKMGLNKEKDVTLEQTYEEIQKLDIDNWENKRGPRPWENTEPEKK; encoded by the exons ATGGATGAAGTAAATGCTCGCCTAGGGTCTATGCGGAATACACTTTCTGCTTTAAGTAAACGTAGATCATTTAAATATGGATTACCcttcattttatttatggttGGAGGATCATTCGGCTTACGAGAATGGACACAAATCAG GTATCAGTTCTCCAAAGTAAAAGGCGTGAGTAAAGAAGAAGCAAAGAAAATGGGCCTGAATAAAGAAAAGGATGTAACTTTGGAACAAACATATgaagaaatacaaaaattagACATAGACAATTGGGAAAACAAACGAGGGCCACGACCTTGGGAGAACACAGAACCAGAAAAGAAGTGA
- the LOC124636810 gene encoding DET1 homolog: MASTSQSTSVYYEDPPPGALKEDEFFCTERIVPRKIKPQNLVIRLMDREIYGSRKPGSHFHVVREFYQNVFPNLTIVNVEKPPCFLRKFSPDGKHFIAFSADQTSLEIYEYRGAAAAGDLVAGYPSDLLNADADAHHRIRTHIFYRFFKPKFTVNVCQQREVMRSERNNAGHMPFMDQQLNRECSLFTEDGRYVIVGSAAHIPDDLRPHFYHIHSNNEAVTPTIRSALEDYSLHLVDLHQGKLCDTKHFRIDKIYLSHNQGIYLYKEVLAVLSVQHQTIHLFQIVEGMLIEIRKIGRFCYDDDPFIVNSVFVPLMNERPFHEETINSLKHRLLVFLFKRAKTISDETRDPLELRKFYKYFDMFKSLRMWKMQLLDEDHLFIKYASEEVVTLRVAEPNSQSSFFVIYNISESKILEVYENTSEGLLQLFENYCDCFRNARLCADSQFTCSPSNNLYARLTQQRFKQTIVRAIYGGRTEATKRILAQLPISAQSYSGSPYLDLGLFSYDDKWVSVMERPKAYGEYPIRFYARDSGLLKFKIYAGVLGQSVPASARRLVAFTFHPTDPFAISVQRTNSEYIVNFHIRNAVFS; encoded by the exons ATGGCTTCCACCAGCCAGTCTACAAGTGTTTATTACGAAGATCCTCCTCCTGGTGCTCTTAAAGAAGATGAGTTTTTCTGCACAGAGAGAATTGTACCGCGCAAAATCAAGCCTCAGAACTTAGTCATACGCCTTATGGACAGAGAAATATATGGATCACGAAAACCTGGCTCCCATTTTCATGTTGTTCGAGAGTTTTACCAAAATGTGTTTCCTAACTTGACTATTGTCAATGTAGAAAAACCACCTTGTTTCTTGAGGAAATTTAGTCCTGATGGAAAACATTTCATCGCATTTTCTGCTGATCAAACCTCATTAGAG ATCTATGAGTACAGAGGCGCAGCAGCTGCCGGGGATCTCGTAGCTGGATATCCTTCAGACTTGCTCAATGCTGACGCTGATGCTCATCATAGAATAAGGACTCACATATTCTACAGGTTTTTTAAG CCTAAGTTCACTGTAAATGTGTGTCAACAAAGAGAAGTGATGAGATCTGAACGGAACAATGCTGGCCACATGCCCTTTATGGACCAGCAGCTGAACAGAGAGTGCAGTCTGTTCACCGAGGACGGAAGATATGTGATAGTGGGATCAGCAGCTCACATTCCCGATGACCTGAGACCACATTTTTATCATATTCATAGCAATAATGAAGCTGTGACACCTACCATcag GTCAGCATTAGAAGATTATTCACTGCATCTAGTGGACTTGCATCAGGGCAAGTTATGTGATACCAAACATTTCAGAAtagataaaatttatttatctcACAATCAAGGCATTTACTTGTATAAGGAAGTTCTGGCTGTACTGTCAGTTCAGCATCAAACAATACATTTGTTtcaaattgtggaaggaatgttaatagaaataagaaaaatTGGACGATTCTGTTATGATGATGATCCATTCATAGTGAACTCGGTCTTTGTACCGTTAATGAATGAAAGGCCTTTTCATGAAGAAACGATAAATAGCCTTAAGCATAGATTGTTGGTCTTTCTTTTTAAAAGAGCAAAAACAATCAGTGATGAAACAAGAGATCCCCTTGAATTGAGaaagttttataaatactttGATATGTTTAAAAGTTTGAGGATGTGGAAGATGCAGCTATTAGATGAGGATCATCTTTTTATAAAGTATGCAAGTGAAGAAGTTGTGACACTGCGAGTGGCGGAACCCAATAGTCAATCTTCATTTTTCGTGATATACAACATAAGTGAAAGCAAAATACTAGAAGTATATGAGAACACTTCAGAAGGGCTACTGCAACTATTTGAGAATTATTGTGACTGTTTTAGAAATGCAAGATTATGTGCTGATTCACAATTCACTTGTTCACCATCTAATAATTTGTATGCCAGGCTTACTCAACAAAGATTCAAGCAAACCATTGTCAGAGCTATTTATGGAGGTCGGACAGAAGCCACCAAAAGAATTCTAGCACAGTTACCTATTAGTGCACAATCATACAGTGGCTCGCCATACTTAGATTTAGGATTATTTAGCTATGATGACAAATGGGTTTCTGTTATGGAGAGACCCAAAGCTTATGGAGAATATCCTATAAG ATTCTACGCACGTGACTCAGGTTtgctaaaatttaaaatttacgcCGGTGTTTTAGGGCAATCTGTACCAGCTAGCGCGCGGAGACTGGTCGCTTTTACCTTCCATCCTACCGACCCCTTTGCGATCAGTGTACAGAGAACTAACTCTGAATACATCGTGAATTTTCATATAAGAAATGCAGTATTCAGTTGA